The genomic window TGCAGATCAAAGGGATCAAAGCCTTGAACAAAGTGAAAGGATTGAGGCCCTGGTTAGCTTAAGGGATTTTATAAAAGGCTGAGGGCTCGAACGATACTATTCGCAACCATCAATGCAGGGAGAATTATAACACATTGAAAAATGTGCCCTTTCTTTGGTTCTGTTTCTTTCATGCTGAGCGGTACCGAAGTATGTGCACGCAAAGAAATGAACATGAAGTCGTCATTTTTTGTCTTGACACAAAAAACGAAGCAAAAAAAGTCAAGACTCCACCTGCTTCACTCAAAAAAGCTACACTAGATTTTCTAAAATGCTTAAACCTCAATTTTTAATGCGAATTAAAAATTTCAAGCAGAAAGCATTTCTTAACGAAAACTCTAGCTTGTTTTTTGGCTCACCAGCTGAGGTCATTAAAATCCGGAGCAGGGAAGTGTTTTTCTGCAGATCAAAGGGATCAAAGCCTTGAACAAAGTGAAAGGATTGAGGCCCTGGTTTGCTTAAGGAATTTTAAAGAAGGCTGAGGGCTCGGCACGATGCTGTATCGATGCGTCAGCACTTCAATTATGACTAGCCGCGGGCAAAGCCCGTGGTGATGAATAAACCGAAGGTTTTAGGTCGGCCAGAGTATCATATTAGGAAACTACTTTTCCTGCCGACCTATACTCTAATCTCAAAGCATAGGCTAAACATAAAGGACGGAATACAATTCCGTCTAAGCAGATCGATTTTGAAATCTGAGTAAGCAAAAAAAACCCCACCAAATAAATTTGATGAGGGAGCTAAAATTAATTGTAATGAGATCAGATACTAACTGAGGAGAAAATATCCAATATTGGAGTATTATTTAATTAATTTACTTCTAAATATTTTGTTTCCTGATTGAACTTCTAATATATACCAGCCCGACTCCAAATCACCGACAAACAAATCTTGTAGCTTTTGACTTGGCAATTGTCCACTTAAAACTAATTGCCCTGCGGCATTGTAGATTTTATAACTGGCTGAATTGGATTCTGGTAAATCGAAATAGACAAAATCTCCATTTATGGGATTGGGGTAAATTTCTAAGAGTGTTTCTTTATAAAGATCCTCCTCTAGACCTACATTATAATCACCAAAATGAAGCGGGTTTTTAAGGTAATCTACTCGGACTTCGTGAGCATAGTCTTGTAATAAATCTTTGCTGTTTTTTCTTAAGTCACTAGGTGCTGTGACCAAAGCCAGATCCAAATAATGAGTACTCCCAGCTTCAAAGGTAAAAGGTCCCATTGAAGCCAGTCCTCTTATATCTTGAGGCTGATTCCCTGCGGAATACTCACTCCAAAGAATTTCGTTATGAGGTTCTTCACCTTCAATACTCCAATGACATGAGTCACTATCTTCCATAAATACAAACCTTGTTTCAGGACCTGTCGCCCCACTACTAGAATGGCCATTTCCACCATATAATATTGAGCTCCCATCTTTCCAAAATCCTTTCATATAATTATAGAATTCTGTATCATTTCTTGGATCTGTCATTGCATCATTCCAAACACTACTAAATGCTACAAACCTATTCATTCCGAAGCGTTCATTATCTATTATACCATCATCAAATCCAGAGCCATTAATACTTTCATTGCATTCCCCTGATGGATTATCAATATGATCAGCATCTAAATTGGGTCCACTTAAAATACAACAAGCTTGAGATGGAATGGTGTCTCTATATCCATATGGATAGCCTTCTGGACCATCAAAATCATCTGCATTATATCCGTAAAAATTACCATTTTCAACATGACATCCGATATAATCATCATCTGATTTACCAATATCAAAATCGGCAAACACTCCCAGATAGGTATCTTGATATGTATTCTCACTTCTATTGATTATCTTATAGCTAAAAAAGATCGTCGTGTTATAGACACTGCTCGCACTTTGGTTCATTGCCCATGCCATACAATGTATTTCGACACCCATGATTTTCCCTTCCGACTCAGTATGCTCTCTATTATCATTAATAATGTAGAAGACACTAGCATCACCTTTTATG from Lentimicrobium sp. L6 includes these protein-coding regions:
- a CDS encoding T9SS type A sorting domain-containing protein, giving the protein MKAKILILPFLFVFTIAYSQKLHLPPTDTISCNEILAPIFPRGAQFYGNDMPTYLYPKTSTKSPLYTFGLWIGGMFNDELHLAADKYYQNGRDFWSGPYTDAGSNSLNSAISTLWYKSWKVTKVQINNHVQNYSLPGYQMPECISSWPAHGNLEYNQAQDLAPFVDVDSDGVYHPESGDYPLIKGDASVFYIINDNREHTESEGKIMGVEIHCMAWAMNQSASSVYNTTIFFSYKIINRSENTYQDTYLGVFADFDIGKSDDDYIGCHVENGNFYGYNADDFDGPEGYPYGYRDTIPSQACCILSGPNLDADHIDNPSGECNESINGSGFDDGIIDNERFGMNRFVAFSSVWNDAMTDPRNDTEFYNYMKGFWKDGSSILYGGNGHSSSGATGPETRFVFMEDSDSCHWSIEGEEPHNEILWSEYSAGNQPQDIRGLASMGPFTFEAGSTHYLDLALVTAPSDLRKNSKDLLQDYAHEVRVDYLKNPLHFGDYNVGLEEDLYKETLLEIYPNPINGDFVYFDLPESNSASYKIYNAAGQLVLSGQLPSQKLQDLFVGDLESGWYILEVQSGNKIFRSKLIK